The nucleotide sequence TGATCGACGAATCTTTTTCGATGTAGGTGTCCGTTCGAGGCACATAAGCCTCAGGCTGGTAGTAGTCGTAGTAACTGACAAAGTACTCGACCGCATTGTCGGGGAAGAAATTCTTGAACTCGCCATAGAGCTGGGCGGCCAGCGTCTTGTTCGGTGCGAGGATCAGGGCAGGCCTTTGAGTGGCCTCGATCACCTTGGCCATGGTGTAGGTCTTGCCTGAGCCGGTGACGCCGAGCAGCACCTGGGTGCGGTCGTTGCGGTTGATGCCTTCGACCAGTTCGGCGATCGCGGTCGGCTGGTCGCCCTTCGGCTCGTATTCGGATTTGATGACGAAGCGCACGCCGCCTTCGGATTTTTCGGGGCGCGGCGGCCGGTGCGGCGTCCAGACCTTGAGCGAGCCACCTTCGCCACGAAATTCGGGGCGGCCGTCGCGGATCAGATTCTCCAGCGCGTCGGCGGTCGCCTTGACGCCAAGCGCTTCCATCTTGTTGCGCGGTGGGCGGGCCAGCGCCTCGTCATCGTCTTCCGCCGTCGGCAGGCCGAGCTGGCGCGCGAGTTCGGGGTCGAGCGTCGGGATGGTCGCCGAGGTGCCGTAATTGGCTTGCGGGGCTTCTTCGAGGCCTTGTTGGAGTCCTTGGCTCGACGCATCGCGTTTGGCGACGTCGTCGCTGGTTCCCTTGGTCGAAGCGCGCGCGCGATGTGCCGCGGCCTCGCCGCCGGCGCGGCGGTCCCACGAATTGTCCGGCGGCGGCTGCAGCCCGGTGCCCGAGCCCATGCCGGCATCGCCGCGGTTGATCGCGGGGTTGAGCAGTTCGGCGAGCGCCGGCCCGATCGGCTGCACGTCCGGCCGATGTGCCTTGGATTTCGGGTTTTTGCCGGATTTTTTGGGGGTGTCGGGTTTCTTCGCCATCCGGCGAATATGGGGCGAGTCAGCCAGCGAGAAAAGGGTAAACGGCTTCGCGCACGATGCTGCAGGTCGTCATGTCAGCAGATGTCAGCAAGCCGATTCGGAACCGTCACGCCTTTACGCCGTCACCGGCGCCGTGGCGGCCTTGACGATATCGAGATGGATCCCGCCGCAGCGGGTGCATCGCATGGTCCAGTATTCGACGCCGGCGCGGCCGGGAATGATGCGCAGCACCGCGAGCGCGGCGCTGCAATCCGGACAGCTCGAGAGCAGCGGCGTCGCCTGCAGGGTCTGTTCGGGCATGGGCAGCGAGAGCCGGCCGGCCAGCGCGTGGCCGCCAGTTCCGCAGGCGGCGCCTACGGATTCGCGAACCGCGGCTTGAAGCGGTCGATATGGGCTTTCGCGTCCGCGATCGCCGCTTCCGGATTCGACCACGCGAAACCGACTTCGAGCGTCGGAAACGCCATCCCATCGATCACCACCGGCGCCTGGTCGGCCCGTTGAATCCTGGCGTGCCATAGCCCTCTCCCTGCTTCGAACGACTGAATTTCAAAGCCGCCATAGATCATGGCCTGTCCCCCGGGTTTGCCCATGGGGCGAGAACAGCATGGGTCGGACAGGGCAAATGTGAACGGGTTCACATGTGATGAAATTTTGCAGGTTGCGTTCCCCGGATGCGACGCAGCGCGCCGCCCTTGCGGCGTGGTGCGCCGCTGTTCCGGAGTCCATCGATCGGGGCGAGAGGGTCGTGGGTTCCGGCTCTGCGTCGCAGCACTGCGTGCCGCGCCGCGTCCGGGACACGAGAGCTTCTCACCCCCGCGCGCGAATATGATCCGCCAGCACCACGGCGTCGTCGCCGACGCCGGACAGGAACGAGGAATTCATCTTCGACAGCCATTGCAGGCCGAGGAAATACAGCCCCGGCACCGCCGAGATGCCGTTGCGGTGAATCGCGTCGCCGCGCTCGTCCAGCACGGGGACATCGATCCAGCTAAAATCGACGCCGTAGCCGGTGGCCCAGATCACCGCGGAGATGCCTTCCGCGGCGAGGTCGAGGCGCGTGAGCGGCGCGGTGACGCAAGGCGGGTTGGCAAGTGTGTTGTGGGCGTCGGGGTCCTCCGGCAATTCCAGGCGGCGACGTTTCGCATAGGCATCCACGGTGTCGAGAAAGGTTGAGTAGACGAGGTCGCCGTCGGAAAGGTTTTCTGCAAGGCCGGGCGCAATCTCGATCACGCCATGACGCGCCGCCTCGAGGCGCCCCACCAGGATCATGCCGGCGGCGGCGAAGTTGCGGAAGTCGATGGTGCGGCCGCCATAGGCCCCCGAAATGACGGGGCCCAATCGTGCCGACCCGCGCTCCTCCGGCGTCATCCGATCGAGCCGCATGTCGGCGAGCCACCAGATCAGGTCGCGGCCGCGGTAGCGGCGCGGCAGGCGGCGGTGCCGTCCGACCGAGAGAAAGACGCGGCGGCCGGCCTGCAACAATTCCTCGGCAATCTGCGCGCCCGACGCGCCGGCGCCGGCGACCAGCACCGCACCCGGCGGAAGCTGTTCGGGATTTTTGTAGCCGGACGCGTGGACCTGGAATACCGGATGATCGCGCAACAGGTCCGGGATGACATCGCGCTGATAGGGGCCGGTGGCGACGACGACATTGTCGGCGGCGATCGTGCCGCCTTCGGTCTCGGCGATGAAACCGTCACCGTCACGCTGCGACAGCCGCGTCACCGCGACGCCGCAGCGGATCGGCGGGCTGACGAATTCGGCATAGGCCTCGATGAATTTGATGATGTCGTCGGTGCTTGAAAACGCATCCGGATCGCTGTGCGGAAACGCAAAGTCCGGCAGCCGCACCGACCAGTTCGGAAACTGGAATTTCAGCCCGTCCCAGCGTTCGCTGCGCCAGCGTTCGGCGATCCGATGACGCTCGAGCACGAGGTGCGAAAGCCCGCGCTGCTTCAGCCGGTGACTCATCACGAGGCCAGCCTGGCCGCCGCCGATCACGAGCGTTTCGATCTTTTCATCCGGCATGTCGCTGGCCCCTGCGGCGTGTGGCGGGCTCTGTCGCCGCGCGGATCATCCAGCGCCGAAAGGCAGCGAAATCGCGCTGCCCGGTGCTGAAGCCCCGATAGACCAGATACCAGCGCATGCCTTTCGGCACGCTTAACGCAAACGGCGCGACCAGCCGGCCGGCAGCGAGGTCGTCGTCGATATAGGGGCGGATGCCCATGGCGATGCCGAGGCCGTCGACCGCGGCCTGCAGCGCCTGGCCGTAATGGTCGAACTCCGGTCCGCGTGCAGTGATTCGGGCTGTGCCGGCCGCGTCGAGCCATGACGGCCAGTCGTCGGGCGAATGCGCCACCCGCAGCAGCGTCGGCCCCTTCAGGTCGGTCGGGCGTTTAAGCTGATTAGCAAGGCGCGGCGCGCACACCGGCAGCAGGTCGGCGGCGAATAACGGTTCGGCGATCAGGCCCGGCCATTCGCCGTCGCCGAGCTTGATGCCGCAGCTCCAGTCCTCGCCGAACGGCACCGCGGCGCCGCCGGTGGTGATGCGGACGTCGATATCCGGCTCCTGCTTGCGGAAGTCCGCCAGCCGCGGGATCAGCCATTTCATCGCAAAGGTGGGACCGACGCCGATGGTCAGCACGCGCACGCTTGCAGGCGCGGTGACCTGCGCGGTCAGGCTCGCCAGCGCGTCGAAGATCGGGGTCAGCCCGCTCTGATAGGCGCGGCCGGCCGCCGTGGTGACGAGGCGGTTGGCCTTGCGCTCGAACAACGCCACGCCGAGCCGTTCTTCCAGCAGGTGCACCATCCGGCTGACCGCGGCCGCGGAGACGTTGAGCTCGACGCCGGCGGCGGCAAAGCTGCCGGCCCTGGCGGCGGCCTCGAATGCCTTGATCCCGTTGAGAAAGAGCAGCCGCCGCACATAACCCTCAGGAAAACTGATGCCAGGGCAAGATAACTCAGTTTGCGCACCCGTCACAAGCTGAGGCAGAAATATGATTGTGGAGATTGCCAATGACGCCCCTGATGATCGCAGCCCTCGGTGCGTTGATGGTCGCGACAGCGTTCCTGTCGGGCCTGTTCGGCATGGCCGGCGGGATGATCCTGATCGGCGTGCTGTTGATGCTGATGCCGCTGCCCACCGCGATGGTGCTGCATGCGATCACGCAGATGGCCTCGAACGGCTGGCGTGCCTTTCTGTGGCGGGCGCATATCCGCTGGCGGCCGGTGTTCGTCTATCTGATCGGCTGCGCGCTGGCGCTCGGGGTGTGGTCGATCGCCCGCTACGTGCCGGACAAGCCCATCGCATTGCTGTTGCTCGGGGCGACGCCGTTCATGGCGCGGCTGATGCCGAAGAACCTCAAGCCCAATCCGGACAGCATCTGGCAGGGCTCGTCCTACGGCTTCATCTGCATGGGCCTGATGCTGATGACCGGCGTCTCCGGTCCGTTGATGGACACGTTCTTTCTCGGCGGCAATTTCGGCCGCCGCGAGGTGGTCGCCACCAAGGCGACCTGCCAGGTCGCGAGCCATCTCACAAAGCTGATCTATTTCGGCGGCATCATCGACCAGGCGGCGACGCTCGATCCGGTGCTGGCGGCGGTCGCCATCGCCGCCTCGATGCTCGGCACCACGCTGGCGCGGCGCATCCTGGAGGCGATGAGCGACGCGCAATTCCGCACCTGGGCGAACCTGTTGATCACGACGGTCGCGGGCTACTACATCCTTTACGGCGGCTGGCTGTTGTTCACGCGCACCAGCGCGATGGCGTTCTGAGTTGAACCGCTTCTGGCGGAGGCGCTGATGACTGCGACAACGGACGCACTGGTGCTTGATCTCGTCGAATGGATCGGCCGCGAGCCACGGCTTTATTCCGAGGTGATCGAGACGTGGCGCACCTCATGCCCGCGCCTGACCATCTGGGAGGACGCGGTGGATCGCGGCTATGTCGCGCGGCAGCCGGGCGCGAAGGTTGCGATCACCGAAAGCGGCGCCAAATTCCTGCGCGAACACGGTCGCGGCGCCTGAGGTGCCATCACATTCGCGCGCGTGGGGGCGGGCGCCGATTGACTTGCGCTGGCGATCCGCCCAAATTCATGCAGCCGCATCTTTCTTGCGAAAACAACAATTTTAGCGCACTGCAGGATCGCCCCATGATCGACCTTCACTACTGGACCACGCCGAACGGCCACAAGATCACGATGTTCCTCGAGGAGACCGGGCTTCCCTACAAGGTCTTCCCGGTCAACATCGGCAAGGGCGAGCAGTTCAAGCCGGAGTTTCTGGCGATCGCGCCCAACAACCGTATTCCCGCGATGGTCGATCATGCGCCGAAGGGCGGCGGAAAGCCGATCTCGATCTTCGAGTCGGGTGCGATGCTGCTGTATCTCGCCGAGAAGACCGGAAAGTTTTTGCCGTCTGATCTCTACGGCCGCTATGATGCGATCCAGTGGACGTTCTGGCAGATGGGCGGGCTCGGGCCGATGGCCGGGCAGAACCATCACTTCAGAAATTACGCGGTAGAAAAAATCAAATACGCCATCGACCGCTATGTGAACGAGACCAACCGGCTCTACGGCGTGCTCAACAAGCGCCTCTCGAACCGCGAGTTCATCGCCGGCGACTATTCGATCGCCGACATGGCAAGCTATCCCTGGATCGTGCCCTACAAGAATCAGGACCAGAACATCGACGACTTCCCGCATCTGAAGCGCTGGCTCGAAACCATCCGCGCCCGGCCGGCGACGGAGCGTGCCTATGCCAAGGCCAAGGAGGTCAATCCGAATTTCGGTCAGCCCGTCAACCGCACCGAGGAGGAGCGCCGGATCCTGTTCGGCCAGACCGCGGCGGTGGTGCGCTAGCCGCGTCCGCTAACGGCAAACCCATCCGCGATGCGCGGGCTTGGCCCGCGTTATCCATCGCCCCGCCACCATGGGATTGAAGGATTCGCCCGTTCAATCCGGATATCTATCCCAAAGACGCATAGGCAATATCGGCGAATCGCAGCGAGAATTGCGGCCTGAACGTTCAACTTTTGCCGGCCCCCGGCGTTGTCAGACCGCAGGACTCACTGTTTCGGAGACGATAGTGGATACCACACTGAAGTTGAAGCCACGTCCAACCAACGTGGCGTTGATCGCCTGGCAGTTCACCGGGCAGCCGCTGCACGAATGGCCGAGCTGGGTACAATCCGGTTGCTCGCTGCAACGAAGCGAGGACGGGCACCTCGAGCTTCGGCATGAAAGGCAAAGCGGGACACAGATCGTGTATCTCGGTGAATGGCTGGTGCGCGATCTCGATGGCGGCGTCTGCTTCTATACCGATGCCGAGTTGCGCAAAGAGTTCGACATCGCATCTGGAGCGTGACGACTTTCTTCGAATCGTCATCACGCTCTGTCTCTTTGATTCGAGCCTGATCTCCGCGCAAATGCGTTTCCGCATTTGTCGCGAGGGAAAACCGGTAGCCACTTTTCCGGATCATGCTGTGTCAGTGAAGCTGCTCACACAAATCGAAAAATAAACCGCTGGCACCGCACTCCGATTGGTCACAATCTGCGGGTGGGTTTTGCTGACTGAACCCTTTTGAGGGGTATCGATCGGATTTTCCTGAACCTTATTGACCTGACATCGCGACACGCCGGTACCCCTCTTCTCCCAACATCCGATTGGAGGAAGTGATGGCAACGCAAGTGAATGTCCAGCCTGGCCATGGCAAAGCCGGCCGCCAACCGACCCGGCAATTTCTGGATTCGCTTTCTGGGCACGACGATCCCGGAATGTTCGGGCGAATGTTTCCGAACCTCGAACCGCTCGCCGTCGACGACGCGCCGCTGAAGGAACTTGCCGATGCGATGAAGGACGCTGATCCGGGCGGTGCGACCGGCAACAACACCAAAATCCCCGCAGGATTCACTTATCTCGGACAGTTCGTCGATCACGACATCACGCTCGATCTCACCTCGTTCGGCGACAAGGAAGCCGATCCGACCGCGGTCGAGAATTTCCGCACACCGGCGCTCGATCTCGACAGTGTCTACGGTCTCGGGCCTGACGGCAGCCGGCAGCTTTACGCGCGCAATCCCGGCGATACCGACGGCAAGACGCCCGGTCCGAAACTCCTGATCGGCAAGACCATCAGCGTTGACGATATAACCATCACGCCGCGTAACGATCTGCCGCGCAATCCGGAAGGCTTCGCGCTGATCGGCGATCATCGTAATGACGAAAACCTCGTCGTTGCGCAAACCCACCTGGCGATGCTGAAGTTTCACAACAAGGTCTGTGACCATCTCGCGGCGTCCGGGGTGCCGACGGGCGAGATATTTGCGCAGGCGCGCCAGATGGTGACCTGGCATTACCAGTGGATGGTGCTGCATGACTTCGTGGAGCGCATCACCGAGAAAGGGATCGTCGCCAGGATCCTCGATCAGGGCCGCCGCTTCTACCGCTTCAAGAAGACGCCCTACATGCCGGTCGAGTTCTCCGCGGCGGCGTACCGGTTCGGCCACAGCATGGTACGCGAGGTCTACAGCCACAATCGCAAGTTCACGCCGGGCGGCGGCATTCCGGCCACGCTCGACCTGCTGTTCAAGTTCACCGGCCTGTCGGGCGGAATCATCGGCGACCTCGCGCCCGATCCGGTGCAGCCGCCGCTGCCGATTCCGGTGCTTTCAAGCAACTGGATCATCGATTGGCGCCGCTACCATGAAGTGCTGGCGGCCAATCCGCCCAATGTGCGGCTCAATCCCTCGCGCAAGATCGATCCGTTCCTGATACCGCAACTGCACGATCTGCCGGGCGGCGGCGGCAGCCTGCCGTTCCGCAACCTGAAGCGCGGCGTTATGCTCGGCCTGCCGTCCGGACAGGACGTCGCCAAGGCGATGAAGATCAAGAATCCGCTCACGTCCGCCGAGATCGCCACGGGACCTGACGGCATGGTGGCCCAGCAGCACGGCCTCCATGAGCACACGCCGCTCTGGTACTACATCCTGAAGGAGGCAGAGCAACGCGGCGGTGGCGAAAAGCTGGGACCGGTGGGCGCCACAATCGTGGCCGAAGTATTTGTCGGCCTCGTGCACGGCGACCATCAGTCCTTCCTGTGGCTGAAGGGCAAGAACTGGAAGCCGACACTGCCCTCGAAGACGCCTGGCGATTTCACCATGGCCGATCTGCTGAGATTTGTCGGCGACATCAGCCCGATCGACGGCATCTCGACGGTCTAGGCCGTTTCGCCGCCTTCGCGTGTCTGTGATGATCCTGCGATTGCGCGGCGGAAAAGCTGCGCAACCGCAGGCGTCAGGCGAAAGCTGTCGGCTTCGCACGGGCAGCGCCATCACGGCTTTACATACGCCCAGCCCTGCTCCTGCAACTCCATCACACGCACGACTCCGGATTTCACGATCTTTGCCTCTGACATC is from Bradyrhizobium sp. AZCC 2176 and encodes:
- a CDS encoding sulfite exporter TauE/SafE family protein gives rise to the protein MTPLMIAALGALMVATAFLSGLFGMAGGMILIGVLLMLMPLPTAMVLHAITQMASNGWRAFLWRAHIRWRPVFVYLIGCALALGVWSIARYVPDKPIALLLLGATPFMARLMPKNLKPNPDSIWQGSSYGFICMGLMLMTGVSGPLMDTFFLGGNFGRREVVATKATCQVASHLTKLIYFGGIIDQAATLDPVLAAVAIAASMLGTTLARRILEAMSDAQFRTWANLLITTVAGYYILYGGWLLFTRTSAMAF
- a CDS encoding peroxidase family protein, translating into MATQVNVQPGHGKAGRQPTRQFLDSLSGHDDPGMFGRMFPNLEPLAVDDAPLKELADAMKDADPGGATGNNTKIPAGFTYLGQFVDHDITLDLTSFGDKEADPTAVENFRTPALDLDSVYGLGPDGSRQLYARNPGDTDGKTPGPKLLIGKTISVDDITITPRNDLPRNPEGFALIGDHRNDENLVVAQTHLAMLKFHNKVCDHLAASGVPTGEIFAQARQMVTWHYQWMVLHDFVERITEKGIVARILDQGRRFYRFKKTPYMPVEFSAAAYRFGHSMVREVYSHNRKFTPGGGIPATLDLLFKFTGLSGGIIGDLAPDPVQPPLPIPVLSSNWIIDWRRYHEVLAANPPNVRLNPSRKIDPFLIPQLHDLPGGGGSLPFRNLKRGVMLGLPSGQDVAKAMKIKNPLTSAEIATGPDGMVAQQHGLHEHTPLWYYILKEAEQRGGGEKLGPVGATIVAEVFVGLVHGDHQSFLWLKGKNWKPTLPSKTPGDFTMADLLRFVGDISPIDGISTV
- a CDS encoding LysR substrate-binding domain-containing protein encodes the protein MRRLLFLNGIKAFEAAARAGSFAAAGVELNVSAAAVSRMVHLLEERLGVALFERKANRLVTTAAGRAYQSGLTPIFDALASLTAQVTAPASVRVLTIGVGPTFAMKWLIPRLADFRKQEPDIDVRITTGGAAVPFGEDWSCGIKLGDGEWPGLIAEPLFAADLLPVCAPRLANQLKRPTDLKGPTLLRVAHSPDDWPSWLDAAGTARITARGPEFDHYGQALQAAVDGLGIAMGIRPYIDDDLAAGRLVAPFALSVPKGMRWYLVYRGFSTGQRDFAAFRRWMIRAATEPATRRRGQRHAG
- a CDS encoding glutathione binding-like protein, whose product is MIDLHYWTTPNGHKITMFLEETGLPYKVFPVNIGKGEQFKPEFLAIAPNNRIPAMVDHAPKGGGKPISIFESGAMLLYLAEKTGKFLPSDLYGRYDAIQWTFWQMGGLGPMAGQNHHFRNYAVEKIKYAIDRYVNETNRLYGVLNKRLSNREFIAGDYSIADMASYPWIVPYKNQDQNIDDFPHLKRWLETIRARPATERAYAKAKEVNPNFGQPVNRTEEERRILFGQTAAVVR
- a CDS encoding NAD(P)-binding domain-containing protein gives rise to the protein MPDEKIETLVIGGGQAGLVMSHRLKQRGLSHLVLERHRIAERWRSERWDGLKFQFPNWSVRLPDFAFPHSDPDAFSSTDDIIKFIEAYAEFVSPPIRCGVAVTRLSQRDGDGFIAETEGGTIAADNVVVATGPYQRDVIPDLLRDHPVFQVHASGYKNPEQLPPGAVLVAGAGASGAQIAEELLQAGRRVFLSVGRHRRLPRRYRGRDLIWWLADMRLDRMTPEERGSARLGPVISGAYGGRTIDFRNFAAAGMILVGRLEAARHGVIEIAPGLAENLSDGDLVYSTFLDTVDAYAKRRRLELPEDPDAHNTLANPPCVTAPLTRLDLAAEGISAVIWATGYGVDFSWIDVPVLDERGDAIHRNGISAVPGLYFLGLQWLSKMNSSFLSGVGDDAVVLADHIRARG